The sequence below is a genomic window from Salicibibacter cibarius.
CACCTCTAATGAGGAAGGTCGGACAGGGTGTCTCTAGAGATAGGGAATTTGATGTATTTGATGCTGCCCAAGAAAAGGGCAAAAGTGTTCCAAGATAGAATTAGGCATCTCTCCAGAAGGCAACAATCCGAGGGCGAAAGCCCTCGATATGAATGGGAAAATTTGTTGATAAATGTAAAACGATTCTAACAGGAAGTTTTTATATTTTATAGAATAGATAGTATAAGGGCATTATTAAATACAAAAAGGATGGTGCATAGAATGTTTAATAAGGTAAAGTTCAAATGGTTGCCGCATACAGAGCAAGATAATTGCGAAAGCAAACTAATAAAGGTGATGAGACGTTTAAAAATTGAACATTATCGTTTTAATTGGGACCGCAATAGTTGTTATATTGAATTCCGCTACCAGGACAAATCGTACAGGCTGGAACACTCGATCCAAAATGCAAAAGAAAAGGGGATCATTTTGAGAAACGGCTTGGATTGTCTAATGGAATTGATCCACTCCCTGGAAGATTTGTGTGGGATTATTAATAGGGGAACGTATACACTTGAGACTTGGATCGCCGGCATGAATCTGTCTCCGGAAGAATCTGAATATCAAGAAGAGCTTCATATCAGATATAGATCATTAGGTGAACAACAGCGTGATCGCAATGAGACGTTTGTTCCGGATGTATCGGAACCATCTTTGGAAGATTTTGATCGAAACCGCCAGATGCGAAGGCCACAATCTGTGTTAGCAAGAAATTATAGGAACGGTTAGAGCTGAAAAGCCCGGGTGCAGAAGGAAGCATTCGGGCTTTTCAGTGGGATTCGCTATAGGGTGTTTTAGGATACTAAGTCTTGTAGTAAAATAAGGAAAAGTATCGAAGGGATAGATAGTGAATGGACAACGAAAAGGAGATACGATGGAAACAACGCTTTTATAATTTCGAAAAATCATACGCTCTTTTGGAAGAATATAAGGACCATCCGTTCGAAACAGAGTTGGAGCGGGCAGGATTGATTCAATTATTTGAAGTGACCTTTGAGCTGGCTTGGAAAGTATTAAAGGATTATATTGAATCAGAGGGATATATAGTAAAAAGCCCTCGACAAACGTTAAAGCAAGCGTACCAAATGAACCTTATTGAGGACGGGCATACATGGATAGACGCTTTGTCAGATCGAAACCTGACTGTACACACGTATGATGAAGCTGTAGCGAACAAATTAGTAAAAAACATTAGAGAACGCTATTTCCCGCTTATGGAAAAAATGTACGTAAAACTCTCAAAGGAACGATAAATATGACTGGGTTAATTGATCGGGATTTGTTTTATATACAAAAAGCGCTTGAAAAATATCCAGAGATTGAAAAGGGAATCATTTATGGCAGTCGTGCTTTGGGCAACTACAAAAGAGGGTCCGACGTAGATCTTGCTATTGTAGGGGAGCCGGTTTCGCACAGAACTATGGTGGGATTAAACGATGATTTGAATGAGGTGTATCCACTTCCTTATATGTTCGATCTGGTTCACTACGATGAACTTTCAAACGAAGACCTTAAAAATCATATCGATCAATATGGCAAGGAACTGTATAGCAAGGGTGTTTCACATGAAACAAAACGATGAATTTTATATGAAAATGGCACTTGATGAAGCTGCCAAAGCCGAGGAAGAAGGTGAAGTGCCGATTGGGGCGGTGATTGTGCATGAGGATCGCGTGATTGCTCGTGCATATAACCGCCGCGAGCAGGAACAACATATATTCACCCACGCGGAATGCATTGCGATGCGTAATGCGAGTGAAGCGATCGGTTCCTGGCGTTTGGAAGAATGCACGCTCTATGTCACGTTGGAACCGTGCCCGATGTGTGCGGGCGCGGCTTTGCAGGCGCGTGTTCCCCGTGTTGTTTTTGGTGCTACCGATCCTAAAGCCGGCTGCGCGGGCACGCTGATGAACTTGCTCGATGACGGGCGTTTCAATCATGTGAGCGACGTTATCGGCGGGGTGCTGGAAGATGAATGTAGCGAGCGGTTGTCGTCTTTTTTTCAAAAATTACGTGCCGGGAAAAAGAAATAAACTTCTCCCGTTGATTTCTCGTTCGCTATGATTTATACTATAATTTGCCGTGCTAGGCGGGGAGGTAGCGGTGCCCTCTGCTCGCAATCCGCTAGAGCGAGGCTGAATCCCTTCCCCAGGTTTGCATATTGTAGGGTCTGCCCTTTGTAAGTGGTGTTGACGTCCGGGTTCCGCGCAACGGAAACTCGTGAACCCTGTCAGGTCCGGAAGGAAGCAGCAGTAAGCGTGACCTTTCGTGTGCCGCGGAGGTGCCTGGATCGAGCTAACTGCTTAGGTAACGCTTATGATATGCTTATCGAAGGAAGGTGCACGGCATACATAGTCGAGAGGAGTCCAGGCGCGAGCTTGGACTTCTTTTTTTAAAAGATAAGAAAGTATAAATTTTGGCTCCCTCTATGCCGGGGAATGTGTTAGGGTGTAGATATGGAACCTAATATTCTTCGACGTATATTCTTTGACCACCATCATCATTGGGAACAATTTGTCGAAAAACACGGGGATCGCATCCGCCCTGTTGTCCATAAAGAAGTGGAAAAATTCCGCGATTGTGGGAATCCCGAGAACGGATTCAAACTCTTTGTATGCGAAGGCTGCCACGAGACTCGAAAAGTCCCCTATCGCTGTAAAGGGCGATTTTGTACGACCTGTTCGATTGGAGAAAGCGAGGAATGGAGTCGTCTGCTCATGGAAGACGTGTTCCAGGTCAACCATCGGCATGTGATTCTGACGATCGATGAGGGATTAAGAGAAGTGTTTCTGCTCCACCGGGAATTATTAAAAATGTTGATGGATGAAGGTGCACGGCTGCTCAAAGAATATTTCGAGAAGAAGAAAAAAGTGACCCCGGGAATCATTGCGGGGTTACATACCTTTGGCTCCCAAGTCAATTTCAATCCCCACATTCACATGTTGGTGACGATGGGCGGGATGACAAAGAAGGGAGAATGGAAGGCGTATGATTTTATCCCCTTCCAGATGCTTCGCAAACAATGGCAAACCGTTGTCTTGAAGCTGATTCGCAAGCATTTATCCGGGAAGGACAAGAAACGCGTGCAAGCGCGTCTCCAACAAGCGTTTTCCAAAAACGGAGAGGGCTTTTATATCTATGCCCCTAAACAACGGGGGGAGGTGCAAGACCAACTCCGATATATTGGCCGTTATATGCGTCGACCGGCGATTGGCATCAATCGGATCGAGGCCTATGACGGGCAAATGGTGACGTTTAAGTACCATGATAAAGTCGATGGGAAAGAGAAGTATGAAACGATAAGTGTTGAGGTCTTTATCATGCGTCTGATCCGTCATATCCCGGATGAACAGTTTAAAACGATCCGTCATTATGGGCTGTACTCGAGAAGAACGAAGAACGTGAGTAAAAAGTTACTGGCAGCGTGGCAAAAAACGAAGAAGACGTGGATCACCCAGGTGAAGCGAACCCCGCGCCGCCAAACTTGGAGAGAAAGGGTCATAGCCAGCGGACATAAGGGTCCTCTGCGGTGTCCCAAATGTGATAACTACTTTGAGTATAAGGGAGAAGTCTGTCTTGAGAACGGGCGATTAGTGGTTAAAGTCGCCTTGGGTGAAACGGCCAGAAGCTATTTGGAAAGGGAGATCGGTCATGTCCCCCGTATCGAAACACCGAAAAAAGAAACAAAAAAAGAAGAAGAAACCACCGACGAATCAGCATCCCAAGACCGTCAACTTTGTTTGTTTACAGTGTCATGAACACGAAGCGATCCCTTACACAGTGGTACGCGATTTTGACGAAATGGACCCCGGCGACCCCAGTGCCCCA
It includes:
- a CDS encoding nucleotidyltransferase substrate binding protein, which codes for MDNEKEIRWKQRFYNFEKSYALLEEYKDHPFETELERAGLIQLFEVTFELAWKVLKDYIESEGYIVKSPRQTLKQAYQMNLIEDGHTWIDALSDRNLTVHTYDEAVANKLVKNIRERYFPLMEKMYVKLSKER
- a CDS encoding nucleotidyltransferase domain-containing protein; its protein translation is MTGLIDRDLFYIQKALEKYPEIEKGIIYGSRALGNYKRGSDVDLAIVGEPVSHRTMVGLNDDLNEVYPLPYMFDLVHYDELSNEDLKNHIDQYGKELYSKGVSHETKR
- the tadA gene encoding tRNA adenosine(34) deaminase TadA, whose translation is MKQNDEFYMKMALDEAAKAEEEGEVPIGAVIVHEDRVIARAYNRREQEQHIFTHAECIAMRNASEAIGSWRLEECTLYVTLEPCPMCAGAALQARVPRVVFGATDPKAGCAGTLMNLLDDGRFNHVSDVIGGVLEDECSERLSSFFQKLRAGKKK
- a CDS encoding IS91 family transposase; translated protein: MEPNILRRIFFDHHHHWEQFVEKHGDRIRPVVHKEVEKFRDCGNPENGFKLFVCEGCHETRKVPYRCKGRFCTTCSIGESEEWSRLLMEDVFQVNHRHVILTIDEGLREVFLLHRELLKMLMDEGARLLKEYFEKKKKVTPGIIAGLHTFGSQVNFNPHIHMLVTMGGMTKKGEWKAYDFIPFQMLRKQWQTVVLKLIRKHLSGKDKKRVQARLQQAFSKNGEGFYIYAPKQRGEVQDQLRYIGRYMRRPAIGINRIEAYDGQMVTFKYHDKVDGKEKYETISVEVFIMRLIRHIPDEQFKTIRHYGLYSRRTKNVSKKLLAAWQKTKKTWITQVKRTPRRQTWRERVIASGHKGPLRCPKCDNYFEYKGEVCLENGRLVVKVALGETARSYLEREIGHVPRIETPKKETKKEEETTDESASQDRQLCLFTVS